A window of Flavobacterium flavigenum contains these coding sequences:
- a CDS encoding M28 family metallopeptidase — translation MKKNIFYFVFIFLSFYQIAISQVAEDSEIKKMISEVKTQNLEATIRKLVTFGTRHTLSDTKSKTKGIGAAQQWVKSEFDKYALESGGRLTSTIDYFTVKADGKRIITDSQLGNVMATLKGTNPNDNRVLIISGHLDSRVSDVMNVTSDAPGANDDGSGVAAVMELAKIMSKRSFSATIIFVAVTGEEQGLYGSRHLAELAKASNWNIIAMLNNDMIGNSLSSETNLRDNTQVRVFSETIPFLETEEEAKMRKATNRDNDSPSRLLARYIKTVTEQYVDQLSVKLVYRNDRFLRGGDHTPFSQNGFTAVRFCEMNENFDHQHQDLRTENNTKFGDLPEFMDFDYLRKNTCANLAVLANLAWSPKAPVNVGIEVKNLSNSSTLIWNAPEDKPQFGYQILMRETSSSHWEKTFFTKDTKAEIPYSKDNYFFAVQTVDALGHSSLPVFPIPIR, via the coding sequence ATGAAAAAAAATATCTTTTATTTCGTTTTTATCTTTTTGTCTTTTTATCAAATAGCTATTTCTCAGGTTGCTGAAGATTCGGAGATAAAAAAAATGATTTCTGAAGTTAAGACTCAAAATTTGGAAGCAACTATTCGAAAATTAGTCACTTTTGGAACCCGACATACTTTAAGTGATACTAAAAGCAAAACAAAAGGGATTGGCGCTGCACAACAATGGGTAAAATCTGAGTTTGATAAATATGCCTTAGAATCTGGCGGAAGACTTACTTCGACAATAGACTATTTTACGGTCAAAGCAGATGGAAAACGAATTATAACCGACAGTCAGCTGGGGAATGTAATGGCAACTCTAAAAGGAACAAATCCTAATGATAATCGTGTACTTATTATTAGCGGACATCTTGATTCACGTGTTTCTGATGTAATGAATGTAACATCTGATGCACCTGGTGCAAATGATGATGGTTCAGGAGTTGCTGCTGTAATGGAGCTCGCAAAAATAATGAGTAAAAGATCTTTTTCTGCTACGATCATTTTTGTAGCTGTAACAGGTGAAGAACAAGGATTGTATGGATCCAGACATCTGGCAGAGTTAGCAAAAGCATCTAACTGGAATATTATTGCTATGTTAAATAATGACATGATTGGCAACAGTCTATCTAGCGAAACTAATTTAAGAGACAATACACAAGTCAGGGTGTTTAGTGAAACTATTCCGTTTTTAGAAACTGAAGAAGAAGCTAAAATGCGTAAAGCAACTAATCGTGATAATGACAGTCCTTCAAGATTATTAGCCCGTTATATTAAAACAGTAACAGAACAATATGTTGATCAGCTTTCTGTAAAATTAGTGTATAGAAATGATCGTTTTTTACGCGGTGGTGATCATACTCCATTTAGTCAAAATGGTTTTACTGCGGTTCGTTTTTGTGAAATGAATGAAAACTTTGATCATCAGCATCAGGATTTGAGAACAGAAAACAATACTAAATTTGGCGATCTTCCTGAATTTATGGATTTCGATTATTTGAGAAAAAATACATGTGCAAACCTAGCTGTTTTAGCTAATCTGGCCTGGTCTCCAAAAGCTCCTGTAAATGTTGGAATTGAAGTTAAAAACCTTTCTAATTCATCTACTTTAATCTGGAATGCTCCAGAAGATAAACCACAATTCGGATACCAAATTTTGATGAGGGAAACTTCATCTTCTCATTGGGAAAAGACTTTTTTTACAAAAGATACTAAAGCTGAAATTCCATACTCTAAAGACAACTATTTCTTTGCTGTACAAACAGTTGATGCCTTAGGTCATTCAAGCCTCCCTGTTTTTCCAATTCCAATTAGATAA